One window of Alkaliphilus metalliredigens QYMF genomic DNA carries:
- a CDS encoding EscU/YscU/HrcU family type III secretion system export apparatus switch protein, which produces MVKKIKGKQAIALQYDVERDHAPRITAAGQGMMAERILERAEENDVAIYHDERLVKELIEFKVGTEIPTELYEVVAQVLVFIENVDQKKGAQGKDK; this is translated from the coding sequence ATGGTAAAGAAAATAAAGGGAAAACAAGCGATTGCCTTGCAATACGATGTTGAACGAGACCATGCCCCTAGAATTACCGCTGCTGGACAGGGAATGATGGCTGAGCGGATACTGGAGAGGGCAGAGGAAAATGATGTTGCCATCTATCATGATGAGAGGCTGGTGAAGGAATTGATTGAATTTAAAGTGGGAACTGAGATTCCTACGGAGCTCTATGAGGTTGTTGCCCAGGTGTTGGTCTTTATTGAAAATGTAGATCAAAAGAAGGGCGCTCAAGGAAAAGATAAATAG